The following proteins are encoded in a genomic region of Oncorhynchus kisutch isolate 150728-3 linkage group LG4, Okis_V2, whole genome shotgun sequence:
- the spef1 gene encoding sperm flagellar protein 1 isoform X1, which yields MDKELNEEILQDLFAWIDKIPLSRPKRNITRDFSDGVMAAEVVKYFFPKLVELHNYTPANSIQQKLSNWGTLNRKVFSKLNFHIPEETVKRIVVSTAGVIEPVLCSLRERIDDKRQQCTEDTLLDVEYYNNRNREKPLTEPPPKKEERAHVHQHTDKTSTVLGSQVDPTIRLVLEEKEQALLALQETVEILQIKVNRLEHLVQLKDMRLEDLTRHLERYKARANMP from the exons ATGGACAAAGAATTAAACGAAGAAATATTGCAAGACTTGTTTGCCTGGATAGACAAAATACCACTGTCCAGACCTAAGAGGAATATAACAAGAGACTTCAGCGACGGAG TGATGGCTGCTGAGGTCGTCAAGTATTTCTTTCCCAAACTGGTGGAACTTCACAACTACACCCCAGCCAACTCTATACAGCAAAAACTCAGCAACTGGGGCACTCTCAAcag GAAGGTGTTTTCCAAGCTGAACTTCCACATCCCAGAGGAGACCGTGAAGAGGATAGTGGTGAGCACTGCTGGAGTAATAGAGCCTGTCCTGTGTTCGCTCCGAGAAAGGATTGACGACAAGAGACAGCAATGCACTGAAGACAcactactg GATGTGGAATACTACAACAACAGGAACCGAGAGAAACCTCTCACAG AGCCACCTCCCAAGAAGGAAGAGAGAGCACACgtacaccaacacacagacaagACTAG cactgTGCTAGGTTCTCAGGTGGACCCAACCATCCGTCTTGTGCTGGAGGAGAAGGAGCAAGCTCTACTTGCCCTACAGGAGACTgtggag atcctgCAGATCAAGGTGAACAGACTGGAACACTTGGTTCAGCTAAAGGACATGAGACTTGAAGACCTGACACGCCATCTGGAGAGATACAAGGCCAGGGCTAACATGCCTTGA
- the spef1 gene encoding sperm flagellar protein 1 isoform X2: MDKELNEEILQDLFAWIDKIPLSRPKRNITRDFSDGVMAAEVVKYFFPKLVELHNYTPANSIQQKLSNWGTLNRKVFSKLNFHIPEETVKRIVDVEYYNNRNREKPLTEPPPKKEERAHVHQHTDKTSTVLGSQVDPTIRLVLEEKEQALLALQETVEILQIKVNRLEHLVQLKDMRLEDLTRHLERYKARANMP, from the exons ATGGACAAAGAATTAAACGAAGAAATATTGCAAGACTTGTTTGCCTGGATAGACAAAATACCACTGTCCAGACCTAAGAGGAATATAACAAGAGACTTCAGCGACGGAG TGATGGCTGCTGAGGTCGTCAAGTATTTCTTTCCCAAACTGGTGGAACTTCACAACTACACCCCAGCCAACTCTATACAGCAAAAACTCAGCAACTGGGGCACTCTCAAcag GAAGGTGTTTTCCAAGCTGAACTTCCACATCCCAGAGGAGACCGTGAAGAGGATAGTG GATGTGGAATACTACAACAACAGGAACCGAGAGAAACCTCTCACAG AGCCACCTCCCAAGAAGGAAGAGAGAGCACACgtacaccaacacacagacaagACTAG cactgTGCTAGGTTCTCAGGTGGACCCAACCATCCGTCTTGTGCTGGAGGAGAAGGAGCAAGCTCTACTTGCCCTACAGGAGACTgtggag atcctgCAGATCAAGGTGAACAGACTGGAACACTTGGTTCAGCTAAAGGACATGAGACTTGAAGACCTGACACGCCATCTGGAGAGATACAAGGCCAGGGCTAACATGCCTTGA